The genomic interval ATCAGGGCGGGCAACTTTTCGACTTGAAGGCCGTCGGCGTCGCAGGGGATGCCGCGGCACACGCCGCCGTGATTCATGAACACGGTGATGGCGGCCATGTAAGACGGATCTTCGGTGATGACGACGTCGCCGGGGTCGAGCATGGCCCAGGCGAACAGGTCGAGCGCCTGCTGCGAACCGGTGGTCAGGAAAATCTGGTCCATGCCGACCTTGCGGCCGAGGCGCGGGGCCGTGAAGTCGATCAGAAACTCGCGCAACGCCGGGTTGCCGTCGGTGGTGCCGTACTGGAGCAGTTCGGTGCCGTTGTCCTTGAGCAGGTGGGCGCTCTCGTAGAACTCGTTGACGGGAAAAACCTCGGGCGCGGGCATGCCGCCGGCGAAGGAGATCATGCCGGGCTTTTTGATGACCGCCAGGATCTCACGGACGGGAGAAGGGCGCGTGTGCATCGCTTTGTAGCTGAAATTGCCATTCCAAGTGCTGCTCATGATGAAAAAACACCTCCTCAAAAATTTCGCTCTCATGCCTGCGGCGTGAGAGTCGATTCATTTGCGCTCCGACGGAGAGAAGTTCTCAGGACCTTAGCGCAATTAGTGCATAATTTGATTATACAAAATAATTTTAGCTCTGACTATAGAAAATCGGAGATGAAATATTTCTTCTGTTCGAAATTAATAATAAAATACGATTTGTCATTTTTTGTATACGACAAAAATAACGGAACGCTTTCCCGTTGGCGCGCGGACGCCGAACGATGAAATGTTTGTTTTTTCCCGTAGGATCGTTCCACACGGAACGACCCTACGGGAAAAAACGCCGGCGCTTTTGTGTCGGTTTGTTCGACATCGACTGGATTTTGTGATAATGTTCGTCGGGAGGGGGGCGAGGTGCGATGGCGAAAAAACGGCAACAGGACGGCTTTGGGGCGGGGCTGCCGGGACCGTGGATTTTTCCGCTGGCGCTTTCGTCGCTGACGGGGCCCTTTCCGTTCGCGCGGTTCGGAAGGAAAAGGGAGATCCCCGCCGCGCCGGCCGGCATCCCCAGTCGGCAGCCGTCGAGAGCCGGAAGAGAGTTCCGCCATGAATGAAAAAATCCAGGCGATCGCAACGCGCCTGATCGCGGAGCACGATTTGCCGCCGCGGGATCTGCAGACGCTGCTCGAAGACAATTCGCCCGGACTGCGCCGCACGCTGGCGGAGGCGGCGGGCGCTCTGTGCCGCGCCTGTTACGGCGACGAGGTGTACACGCGCGGCCTGATCGAATTCACCAACGAGTGCCGCAACGATTGTTATTACTGCGGCATCCGCCGCGGCAACGGCGCCGTGCGCCGCTACCGCCTCAGCGAGGAGGAGATCCTCGGCTGCTGCCGGCAAGGCTACGGTTTGGGGTTCCGCACGTTTGTGCTGCAGGGCGGCGAGGATCCGCAGTATCCGCCCGAGCGCATCGCGCCGCTGGTGGCCGCCGTGCGCCGCGAGTTTCCCGACTGCGCCGTGACGCTTTCGGTGGGAGAATGCAGCGACGAAGCCTATCGGATGTTTTTCGAAGCCGGGGCCGAACGTTATTTGCTGCGCCACGAGACGGCCTGCGGCGGACATTACCGTATGCTCCACCCGTTGCGGCAGCGCCCGGAAAACCGCAGGCGTTGCCTGTGGACGCTGAAGCGCCTCGGCTATCAGGTCGGTTCGGGGTTCATGGTCGGTTCGCCCGGGCAGCGTCCCGAGCATCTTGTCGCCGATTTTCAATTCCTCAAGGCGCTTCAGCCGCAGATGATCGGCATCGGCCCTTTCATTCCCCAGCGCGACACGCCCTTCGGGCACGCGCCGGCGGGCGCGCTGGAACTGACGCTGTTGTGCCTGTCGCTGCTGCGCCTGTTTTTCCCCAAAGCTCTGATCCCCGCCACGACGGCGCTGGGCACGATCGCGGCGGACGGGCGCGAGTTGGGCATTTTGGCCGGGGCCAACGTCGTCATGCCCAACCTTTCGCCGCAGGCCGTGCGCCGGGATTACGCCCTGTACGACGACAAGATCTGCACCGGCGAAGAAGCGGCCGAATGCCGCGATTCTCTTGCCCTGCGCCTGAAAAACATCGGGCGCCGTCTGGCGGTCAGCCGCGGCGACGCCTGTGGGTTCCCGCTGCGCAATCAAAAATCCTGAACCGGTTTTTTCCGGCTCGGGTTTTTTTGTGCGAATATTTTTGCGAGCGGCGGGAGGTCAACCTGCCGCCGCGCCCGCGGGCGGCGCGTACGGTTCGAGAAATTCGAGCAGCGAGGCGATGTTGGAGCGGCGCGCGTAGTCCATCAGCGTGGCGAAATCCCGTGCCGTGGGCTGCTGAACGAAGCAGGCGATCAGCCGATTGAGGCCGTCGGCGATGATCTCGCGGTCGCCGAGCTTTTCGCCGAGGCGAAGGCGCAGCATGGCCAGCTCGTGCTCCGCCAGGTCGCGCACCATCGGGCTGTGCCGGGCGGCGCTGATGAGCCGGACTTTTTCCTCCGCGTCGTCGGTGAAGCTCTCGGCGCGGCGCAGCAGCCGGTCGGCGCGGACGCCGTCGATGCCGAACCAGAATCCGCCCACGGCCGCGGCGAGCATGAAGGCTCCCGTCAGACGATAGAACAGCGAAGGCACCTTCTTCAGCGCGAACACGCCCTCTTCGCCCCAGAAAAGGTGGCGGCTGCAGAGCGCGAAGGCGAGGGCGACCCAAAGCGAATTTTCGATGCGGTGAAACGGGCGCGTCCAAAGCGCGTCGAACCAGACGAGGAACAGGAACGAGCTTCCCCAGAGGAACTCCATGGGCAGGCGGCGGCCGCGGCGGCGGCGCACGTAGCGGCACAGCGCCGCCAGCCAGACCAGAGCGGCCAGCAGCAGCGACACAACGCCCCCCAGGCCGAACTCGCAGAACCACTGCAGGATTTCGTTGTGCGCCCAGTAAGTGAACTGCCATTTCATGGCAGGATCAAGCGTCATGGCGACGCGCTGCCCCTGAAGGTAGTGCCATTTGAACTGTCCCAGGCCGACGCCGGTCAGCGGCCGAAACGCGCCGACCTGCCACGACGTCTGCCAGATTTCCCGGCGGGCGGCGACGTCGGCGATATTTTTGATCATGTCGCGCGTCTTCAGCAAAAAGTCAAAACCCCGCCCCGTGTCGGCGAGAACGAACGCGCCCAGCACGCCGAAGAACAAGACGATGCCGAGGGCGGCGCGTTTGAGCTGACCGCGGTCCCGCGAGGTGAAGAAGATCATCAGCGCCATCGTCAGCGCTCCCACCCAGAAGGCGAGAATCCCCGAGCGGCTCGTGGAACGGATCAGGCACCAGGACATGACCACGTAGAAGAGCAGATTGCCGGCGATCATGATCCTGTTCCGGAGATTTTTGGCGAAAAGACCGCCGTAGCAGACGAAGAGGAACAGCGACGAGAACAGCGCCAGCGCCAGCCACAGCGCGAACATGTTCTGCTGCCCCGTGTTGCCGATGTAGTGCCCCGGCGTCTGCATGACCAGCTTCATGCCCCAGAGCGGCGCGACGATATCGCGCACCTGCAGCTCGGCGAAAATGCCGTTGATCGCGGCGTTCAGCGCCGCCAGCCAGAGGATCGGGCGCAGCCAGCTTTCCCTGAAAAAGGAGAACGCCGTCAAATAAAAAACGACGCAGCCGGCGAAAAAGAACCATTCGCGCCGCCAGCCGGGCACGGAGCGAAGCGGGACCCACAACGGCTGCAGCGTCACGAAAACCAGGTAGAGCAGCCAGTAAAGCCCCATGACGTCGAGGCGCAGCGGGCCGCGTTCCCCGTCGAGCAGCGCCGGGCCGCCCGCGCAGAGCGCCAGCAGGCCGACGGGGATCAGCGCGAAGCACCACTTCATCAGGTGCAGCGTCTGAAAGAACGACGTCCCTGAATACACCAGATTCGGCAGCGTCAGACTGACCGCAAAGAGCAGAAAGAACAGCGCGCTGCGGAAAGAATCCCTCGCTTCGGGTGCAGCCTCCGGCGCGGCGTCCAGCGGTGAAGCATCGTGCGATTCCACGGCGAAGTCTCCTTTTCTTCTCGAGAATTTTCCATACTATAGCATAAGAACAGCCGCCGTGAAGCGGGGATGTTCGCGAAAAAAAGCGATCTTCCGCCGCGAAAACGATGCGGCGTCTCATTGCCATCTCCAAATTTTTGACGTTTTGCGTTACAATGAAAAATTGATTGGAGCGACAGTTTAGTACGGAGGCGCGGCAATGGGACGACATGACGTAAAATCGACGAAACGGACACGCGAGAAAACGGAACGCAAGCGTCTGGCCGAGCTTCCGCTTGCGCCGGCAGCGGGGGAGAAAAACGCCCCGCCGGCATCGACGGGAGGCTCCGTAACGTGGCCGCGGCGTCCGCGGCGAAGCCCCGGCCTGAACGACATTGTGCCGGGAAAAAGTATGGCGTCGGACGTGCCGGCGCAGGACATTTCCGCCGATCCGAGCCCGTCTGGCCGCGGAAAGCTCAAATGGCCCGTACGGCCGCGACCGCAGCGTTCCGCAAGGCTGCCGGACCTGCGCGAAGGCGGCGGGGCGGAGCGGAGCGAGCAGATCAGCCGTCGCCCCCGTCCCGCGGAGGAAAAGACGCCGGACAGGGCGGAGCGCGTAAAAGGGGCGGAGGCGAAAAGCGTCCCGTTTTCGAAAACGGAACGCGAAAAGCCTCGTCCGGCCGCGCCGGAACCGCGGGAAAACGTTTCCGCGTCGCGCCCCGAAAAATCGCCTGAAAAGAAAGAACCGTGGCCCGTCCGCTTTCTGCGCGTCATCCTTGCCGCCGGCATCTGTGCGCTGGCCGCCGGATTCTATTTTTTGTGGGCGAGACAGGGCGCGGAGGAAGCCATGCCGCCTCTGTTCATGCCCCAGCCTTATTTTTACGAAGAAGAGCAGCCGGTTCACGCGCTGCTGCTGTGGCACGAAAAAGTGCTCACCGCTCCGTCGCCCGGCACGGTGCAGCTGGCTTACGGCGGCAAGCTGGCGGCCGTGGCCGACGACGAGGTGGTGGCGACCGTGCTGGCGCGCGGACGCACGATCACGATCCGCACGCCGGCGCGGGGATACTTTTTGCCGGCCATCGACGGCGCGGAAGACCGCTGGGATTATCCGACGCTGTGGCTCGGTTCCGGCTTGCTCCCCAAAGCGCCGGAGCTGCGCTGGATCGAGGATCTGAAGCCGCTCGACACGGCCGTCCGCGCGGTGGGCAAGCTGATCTATCTGCCTCAGGAGCCGCGCGCGATCTTTTACCTTGAGCTGACCGACCGGCTGCGGGCCGGACTGGAACGCGGCTCCATTTCCATCCGCCGCGAGTCGAAGGGGCCGAAGTGGACGGCGCGCGTACGCGTGTACGTGAAGTACGGCGACGAGCGTGCCAAAGTGGCGCTCGACATGCCCTATTTCCCCATGGACATGGCGCTGTCGCGCGAGGTGGACTTTCTCGTCTGTTCCGACGAGGATGCGGGACTGGTGGTGCCGGACTCGGCGGTGACGATCCGTCACGGCACCTACGGCGTTTTCGAGCTGGTCGGAGACCGGCTCGTCTTCCGCAGCGTCACCGGAAAGCCCATCGAGGATGGCCGTTTTTTTATCGCCTCGGGGCTTTCTGCCGGAAATCCTGTTATACTTGAAGCGGCAAATGCCGAAGAAAAGAGGGTGCGGTTATGGTAGAGTCTGAAATATTCGCGTCGATCCGGTCGATTCTGGACCGTATGGAAGCGGCGGCGCGGCGGAGCGGCCGCAAGGCGGCGGAGGTGACGCTGCTGGCGGTGAGCAAGACCAAACCGCTGGAAACCGTGGTCGCGGCGGCCCGTACCGGACTGGTGACTCATTTTGGCGAAAATCGCGTCCAGGAAGGACAGGCCAAGATCCCCGGATTCCCCGCGGAGCTCGGCGCCGTGTGGCATCTGATCGGCCACCTGCAGCGCAACAAAGCGCGCAAGGCGGTGGAGCTCTTCGACGTGATCGAAAGCATCGACGGCGAGGGAATCGCCGCGGCGGTCGAGCGCGTCTGCGCCGAAAAGGACAAGCGCCTGGACGTGCTGATTGAGGTCAACAGCTCCGGCGAAGCGTCGAAAACGGGAACGCCGGCGGCGGAAGTCCCCGCGTTGGCGGATTTCGTCAGAGGACAATGCCCGCATCTGAAACTTCAGGGGCTGATGACCATCGGTCCGCTCGGCGGCGACGAAAGAGCGGTCCGCGGCGCCTTCGACGCCACGCGCGAGCTGCGCGACCGTCTGCGCCTGAGCGCGGACGATCTGCCGTGCCTTTCCATGGGCATGAGCGGCGATTTCGAGTGGGCGATCGAACAGGGCAGCACCGAAGTTCGCGTGGGCACCGCAATCTTTGGACATCGTTAGGAGGAAATCCCCATGGCCAACAAGCTTTTGTCATTTCTCGGTCTTGCCGACAGCGGCGACGTAGTGGTGGAATCTCACCGGAACAAGAGGCGTCGTACCGACTATATGAAGAAGATCCAGCGCCTTGTCGTCCCCGACGATGAGGAAGAAACGGAAGTCCCCGCGGCGGGAAACGAAGCGGCTCCCGCTGCGGTGGAAGACGAACGGGCTTTTGCCGCCGCCGCGGACGCTGTCAAAGAAAACGGCGAATCCGAGGAAGCCGCGGAGTTCGAGAGCGACGGCGGACGTCAGGCGACCGGTTTTTCCGGCTCCTTTTCCAGCCGCCTGCGCCGCTTCGGCGAGTCGCTGCGCCGTCAGGACGATACGGCGCAGCCGCTGGTGCTGGTCAAAAAAGGCGCCGCCGCCATGCTCGACGACATCGAAGACGCTCTCGTACAGGGGCAGACGGTGATGCTCGATTTCGAAAAGGAAGACCGCAAGGCGGCCGCCGATATCGTTTGTCGCGTGGCGGATTTCGTGCGCATGCACGACGGCGCGTTTTACACGGTGACGAGCACGAGCCTGCTGCTTTCGCTGAACAAGAACTCCGTGATCGAATGGCTGCCTGAAGAAAACGGGCAGGAGCGATAGAGGATGGCAAACGACCTGGACTTGCTGAAGGTCGTTGACGTGGAGGGCGTCGTTTTCTCGCGGGGCCTGCGCGGCTATGCGGCCGACGAAGTCGACGAGTTTCTCGACCGCGTCGCCGACACGCTGCAGCGATATTCCGAACTCCACGCCACCGACCAGATGCGCATCCGCGAGCTGGAGACGACCATCAGAGAGAACGACGAGCTCAAGGTGTCGCTGCAGAACGCGCTGACCATGGCGAAAAAAACTTCCGAGGACTTCCTCGCCTCGTCCCAGAAAGAAAGCGAAGCCGTGCTCGCGCAGGCGAAAGCGAGAGCCGAAGGAATCCTGGCCGACGCCGTCGCGCAGAAAACGCAGCTTCTCGGCGAGATCGAGGAACTGCGCCGCTCGAAAGAGCATTTCGTCGCCGACGCCAAGGCCGCGGTGCTGCGGTACAACATGCTGCTCGACGGCCTGCAGGAGAAGAAAGATCAATGAACCGGGGCTTCCTCCGCCTTGACGACCCGGTGACGGCGATCCGCGGCATCGGCGAGGCGAAGGCCCTGCTGCTTCAGCGTCTCGGCATCGCGACGGCGGAAGATCTCGTGTATTTTTTCCCCCGGCGCTACGAGGACCGGCGGCAGGTTGTGACGATCCAGGATCTTGCGCCCGGCGGGCCGCCTCAGGCCTTCCGGGCCCGGGTTGTTTCCATCGAACAGCGCGTGGCCCGCAGCAACCGCCGCATGCAGATCACGCGCGTCTGCCTCAGCGACGGCAAAAACGTGGCCTGGGCCCTGTGGTTCAACCGCTGGAACCTGAGCAGGATTTTACGGGAAGGCATGGAACTGGCGCTTTACGGCTCGCTGGAGCCGCGCCGCCCCGTGCCGGAGCTGCTCAATCCCGAGTTCGAGATCCTCGACGGCAGCGACCCGCGCAGCGTGGGGCGCATCGTGCCCGTTTATTCCGCGACGGCCGGGCTGAACGAAAAATGGCTGCGCCGCGTCATCGACACGGTGCTCGAAACGCTGGCCCCGACGATCGCCGATATCCTGCCGCCGCCGATCGTCGAGAAGTTCCATTTTATCGACGCCGCTTCCGCCGTGCGCCAGATGCACCAGCCCACCGACGAAGCGCTCTTCCGCGCCGCGCGGCAGCGCCTCGTCTTCGAGGAATTCTTTCTGCTCCAGGTCGGCCTGGCGCTGCGCCACCGCCGCGGCTGCCTCGAAAAGAAAGCCCCGGCGCTGGCTGGGCAGGCGGATCTGACGCGGAAGTTCCTCGCCGAACTTCCTTTCGAACTCACCGACGATCAGCGCCGCGTCGCGCAGGAAATCGCCGACGACATGCGCCGCTCCGTGCCCATGAACCGCCTGCTGCAGGGCGACGTCGGTTCGGGAAAAACCGTCGTCGCCGTGATGGCGCTCCTGCAGGCGCTCGACTCGGGCGTGCAGGCCGCCATGATGGCGCCGACGGCCGTGCTTGCCCAGCAGCACGCGCTGACGCTGAACCGGTGGCTCGCGCCGTTGGGCGTCGAAGTCGGCTTGCTGACCGGCGGCGTCGCGCCCGCCGAGAAGAAAAAAATCCACGAACAATTGTCCGACGGCACGCTGCGCGTCGTCGTCGGCACCCATGCGCTGATCCAGGAGGCCGTCAGCTTCAAGCGTCTCGGCCTGATCGTCATCGACGAGCAGCACCGCTTCGGCGTGCTCCAGCGCAAGGCCCTGAACAGCAAAGCCGGCGCCGAAGCGCCGCACACGCTGGTGATGACGGCCACGCCGATCCCGCGCACGCTGGCCCTTTCGGTCTACGGCGACCTGGCCGTGTCCACGATCCGCCAGCTGCCGTCCGGCCGCCAGCCCATCAAATCCGTGTGGATCGGCGACAACCGCCTGCCGAAAATGCTGCGCTTCCTCGAGGGCGAAATGGCCGCCGGACGTCAGATCTATTGGGTCTGCCCGCTCATCGAGGAGAGCGAGAACTTCGACGCCGCGCCGCTGGAGTCGCGCTTCGAGAAGCTCCGGCGCGAATTCCCGAACCGGCGTTTGGCCATGCTCCACGGACGCATGGGCGAAAAAGAAAAAAACGCCGTCATGACCGAATTTTCGGCGGGGCACATCGACCTGCTCGCTTCCACGACCGTCATCGAAGTCGGCGTCGACGTCCCCAACGCGACGGTGATGGTCGTGGAAAACGCCGAGCGCTTCGGGCTCTCGCAGCTCCATCAGCTGCGGGGCCGCGTCGGCCGCGGCCCCACCAAATCATGGTGCATCCTCTACGCCGATCCGAAAAATTCCGAAGCGGAGCACCGCCTCGATCAATTCTGCTCCCTCAGCGACGGCTTCGCGATCGCCGAAGCGGACATGCAGC from Pyramidobacter piscolens W5455 carries:
- the hydE gene encoding [FeFe] hydrogenase H-cluster radical SAM maturase HydE: MNEKIQAIATRLIAEHDLPPRDLQTLLEDNSPGLRRTLAEAAGALCRACYGDEVYTRGLIEFTNECRNDCYYCGIRRGNGAVRRYRLSEEEILGCCRQGYGLGFRTFVLQGGEDPQYPPERIAPLVAAVRREFPDCAVTLSVGECSDEAYRMFFEAGAERYLLRHETACGGHYRMLHPLRQRPENRRRCLWTLKRLGYQVGSGFMVGSPGQRPEHLVADFQFLKALQPQMIGIGPFIPQRDTPFGHAPAGALELTLLCLSLLRLFFPKALIPATTALGTIAADGRELGILAGANVVMPNLSPQAVRRDYALYDDKICTGEEAAECRDSLALRLKNIGRRLAVSRGDACGFPLRNQKS
- a CDS encoding O-antigen ligase family protein → MESHDASPLDAAPEAAPEARDSFRSALFFLLFAVSLTLPNLVYSGTSFFQTLHLMKWCFALIPVGLLALCAGGPALLDGERGPLRLDVMGLYWLLYLVFVTLQPLWVPLRSVPGWRREWFFFAGCVVFYLTAFSFFRESWLRPILWLAALNAAINGIFAELQVRDIVAPLWGMKLVMQTPGHYIGNTGQQNMFALWLALALFSSLFLFVCYGGLFAKNLRNRIMIAGNLLFYVVMSWCLIRSTSRSGILAFWVGALTMALMIFFTSRDRGQLKRAALGIVLFFGVLGAFVLADTGRGFDFLLKTRDMIKNIADVAARREIWQTSWQVGAFRPLTGVGLGQFKWHYLQGQRVAMTLDPAMKWQFTYWAHNEILQWFCEFGLGGVVSLLLAALVWLAALCRYVRRRRGRRLPMEFLWGSSFLFLVWFDALWTRPFHRIENSLWVALAFALCSRHLFWGEEGVFALKKVPSLFYRLTGAFMLAAAVGGFWFGIDGVRADRLLRRAESFTDDAEEKVRLISAARHSPMVRDLAEHELAMLRLRLGEKLGDREIIADGLNRLIACFVQQPTARDFATLMDYARRSNIASLLEFLEPYAPPAGAAAG
- a CDS encoding YggS family pyridoxal phosphate-dependent enzyme, producing the protein MVESEIFASIRSILDRMEAAARRSGRKAAEVTLLAVSKTKPLETVVAAARTGLVTHFGENRVQEGQAKIPGFPAELGAVWHLIGHLQRNKARKAVELFDVIESIDGEGIAAAVERVCAEKDKRLDVLIEVNSSGEASKTGTPAAEVPALADFVRGQCPHLKLQGLMTIGPLGGDERAVRGAFDATRELRDRLRLSADDLPCLSMGMSGDFEWAIEQGSTEVRVGTAIFGHR
- a CDS encoding DivIVA domain-containing protein, whose protein sequence is MANDLDLLKVVDVEGVVFSRGLRGYAADEVDEFLDRVADTLQRYSELHATDQMRIRELETTIRENDELKVSLQNALTMAKKTSEDFLASSQKESEAVLAQAKARAEGILADAVAQKTQLLGEIEELRRSKEHFVADAKAAVLRYNMLLDGLQEKKDQ